A genomic segment from Deltaproteobacteria bacterium encodes:
- the ltrA gene encoding group II intron reverse transcriptase/maturase has protein sequence MLREKFKWRPHENESTDAEHSGGPPCRSDEVSVMGMEQRGRVIQLELKINQVWEESLKKAKPFEISKEVVWEAWKQVKANQGAPGVDSESIADFERNLKDNLYKIWNRMSSGSYFPPPVRTVAIPKKTGGERLLGIPTISDRIAQTVVKMYFEPFVEPCFHEDSYGYRPGKSAIQAVRITRERCWQYDWVLEFDIKGLFDNIDHDLLMKAVRHHTEIKWILLYIERWLKVPFQKEDGTLVERTKGTPQGGVISPLLANLFLHYVFDKWMERNYPGNPLCRYADDGITHCRTEAEALALKEALDARFKECGLELHPEKTKIVYCKDD, from the coding sequence ATGTTAAGGGAGAAATTCAAGTGGAGGCCCCACGAGAATGAGAGTACCGATGCGGAGCACAGTGGCGGACCGCCCTGTAGGAGTGATGAAGTCTCTGTAATGGGGATGGAGCAAAGGGGGCGGGTCATCCAGCTGGAATTAAAGATCAACCAGGTTTGGGAGGAATCTTTGAAGAAGGCAAAGCCGTTTGAGATTTCCAAAGAGGTAGTTTGGGAAGCATGGAAACAGGTAAAGGCAAATCAGGGTGCACCAGGTGTTGACTCTGAATCGATTGCCGATTTTGAGAGGAATCTTAAAGATAACCTCTACAAGATCTGGAATCGCATGTCGTCGGGCAGTTACTTTCCGCCACCGGTCAGAACGGTAGCAATACCGAAGAAGACCGGAGGTGAAAGATTGCTCGGCATTCCTACCATTTCCGACAGAATTGCGCAGACAGTGGTTAAAATGTACTTTGAGCCGTTTGTGGAGCCATGTTTCCACGAGGACTCATATGGGTACAGGCCTGGGAAATCGGCTATTCAGGCAGTCAGAATAACACGCGAGCGTTGCTGGCAGTACGACTGGGTGCTTGAATTCGACATCAAGGGTCTGTTCGACAACATTGATCACGATCTGCTGATGAAGGCGGTAAGGCATCACACAGAGATCAAATGGATACTTCTGTACATCGAGAGATGGCTGAAGGTCCCATTTCAGAAAGAGGACGGCACACTGGTGGAAAGGACCAAGGGTACTCCCCAAGGCGGTGTGATAAGCCCACTTCTTGCCAACCTCTTTCTGCATTATGTGTTTGATAAGTGGATGGAACGGAATTATCCGGGAAATCCACTCTGCCGCTATGCAGATGATGGTATTACGCATTGTCGGACAGAGGCTGAGGCACTCGCATTAAAAGAGGCGCTGGATGCCAGGTTCAAGGAATGCGGTCTGGAACTTCATCCTGAGAAAACAAAGATTGTCTATTGTAAAGATGATGA
- a CDS encoding elongation factor 4 yields MSMTDPKKIRNFSIIAHIDHGKSTLADRILEFTGTVSSREMKQQFLDQMELERERGITIKARAVRLMYLSEDKETYVLNLIDTPGHVDFSYEVSRSLAACEGALLVVDASQGVEAQTLANVYLALENDLEIIPVLNKIDLPSADPVKVAREIENIIGLDTSGAILASAKKGLGTKEILEAVVHRIPAPSGDPGRPLKALIFDSWFDSYQGTVVLIRVVEGLLRPGMRIRMMSADQAYEVDRTGIFSPGPIDTDHLTAGEVGFLTAGIKSVRDTRIGDTITEETRPAADRLPGFKPVKPVVFCGLYPIDSGQYDQLKEAVGRLWLNDPAFSYEPESSAAMGFGFRCGFLGLLHMEIVKERLEREYRLSLISTAPSVSYEIELIGGEVVHVQNPAQMPPADKIMRIAEPYVRMEIYVPKEYIGPVMQLCDKKRGQQTDMRYLTENKALLKYELPFNEIVLDFYDQLKSITRGYGSIDYDVLEHRPAELVKLDILINKQPVDALSVIVHKDKAYFRGRELVSRLRKVIPRQMFEVVIQAAVGSNVIAKKRVAPFRKDVIARCYGGDITRKRKLLEKQKKGKKKMKRIGHVEIPQEAFLSVLKA; encoded by the coding sequence ATGTCTATGACCGATCCGAAAAAAATTCGTAACTTTTCGATAATCGCCCACATCGATCACGGTAAATCCACGCTTGCCGACCGTATTCTGGAATTCACCGGCACCGTATCCTCCAGAGAGATGAAGCAGCAGTTTCTTGACCAGATGGAATTGGAAAGAGAGAGAGGGATCACGATCAAGGCCCGGGCGGTAAGACTTATGTATCTGTCTGAAGACAAAGAAACCTATGTGCTTAACCTGATAGATACGCCCGGCCATGTGGATTTTTCTTATGAAGTCTCAAGGAGTCTTGCGGCCTGCGAAGGAGCGCTTCTTGTCGTTGATGCCTCACAGGGTGTGGAGGCCCAGACCCTGGCCAATGTCTATCTGGCTCTGGAAAATGACCTTGAGATCATACCGGTGCTGAACAAAATTGATTTACCCAGTGCAGACCCTGTAAAGGTGGCCAGGGAAATAGAGAATATCATAGGACTCGATACCTCAGGAGCCATACTGGCGAGTGCAAAAAAGGGCCTTGGCACAAAAGAGATCCTGGAAGCAGTAGTGCATCGGATTCCCGCCCCTTCCGGAGACCCCGGCCGGCCGCTCAAGGCCCTTATTTTTGATTCATGGTTCGATTCATATCAAGGAACGGTTGTGCTGATCAGGGTCGTAGAAGGCTTGCTGAGACCTGGAATGCGGATACGCATGATGTCTGCGGATCAGGCCTATGAAGTGGACAGAACGGGCATTTTTTCCCCCGGTCCCATAGATACGGATCATCTGACCGCCGGGGAAGTGGGATTTCTCACTGCCGGTATAAAGTCGGTGCGCGATACGCGGATAGGAGATACCATTACAGAAGAAACACGTCCTGCCGCAGACCGCCTGCCCGGCTTTAAACCTGTAAAGCCCGTGGTATTTTGCGGTCTTTATCCAATAGACTCGGGCCAGTACGATCAGTTGAAAGAGGCTGTGGGAAGGCTATGGCTGAATGACCCGGCCTTTTCTTACGAGCCTGAAAGCTCTGCAGCCATGGGATTCGGGTTCAGATGCGGCTTCCTGGGGCTTCTCCACATGGAAATCGTGAAAGAGCGTCTTGAGCGGGAGTACAGGCTGTCCCTCATAAGTACGGCCCCGTCAGTATCTTATGAAATCGAACTTATCGGCGGGGAAGTCGTCCATGTGCAAAATCCTGCCCAAATGCCGCCGGCAGATAAAATAATGCGGATAGCAGAGCCTTATGTCCGGATGGAGATTTACGTCCCCAAGGAATATATCGGCCCTGTTATGCAGTTGTGCGATAAAAAAAGGGGGCAGCAGACAGATATGCGCTACCTCACGGAGAACAAGGCACTGCTGAAATACGAACTCCCGTTCAATGAAATTGTTCTGGATTTTTATGATCAATTAAAGTCGATAACCAGAGGTTATGGGTCCATTGATTATGACGTCCTTGAACACAGACCGGCCGAACTGGTCAAGCTGGACATCCTTATCAATAAACAGCCGGTGGATGCCCTTTCGGTTATAGTGCACAAGGACAAGGCCTATTTTAGAGGCCGTGAACTTGTGAGCCGCCTGCGCAAGGTAATACCCAGACAGATGTTTGAAGTCGTGATCCAGGCAGCTGTCGGAAGCAATGTTATTGCCAAGAAACGTGTTGCCCCATTCAGAAAGGACGTTATAGCAAGATGCTATGGTGGCGACATTACTCGTAAGCGCAAGTTGCTGGAAAAGCAAAAAAAGGGCAAAAAGAAAATGAAGCGGATTGGCCATGTGGAGATACCTCAAGAGGCCTTTCTGAGCGTGTTGAAAGCATAA